In one Vulgatibacter incomptus genomic region, the following are encoded:
- a CDS encoding ComEA family DNA-binding protein encodes MTNRFVGWLPLAAAIAIALAPGASSAKGKNPRTLHGTVNVNTATAEQLALLPGVGAAVAQRIVEARAEKPFERTWELTRVKGIGPKLFRKLQDRLKVSGETDLRWDEPPRATKRTRKLRRGPRIITFQQTAPAALFVGPPLPQTPASRRN; translated from the coding sequence ATGACGAACCGATTCGTGGGATGGCTGCCCCTCGCGGCAGCCATCGCCATTGCCCTCGCGCCGGGCGCTTCGAGCGCGAAGGGCAAGAACCCCCGCACCCTCCACGGCACGGTCAACGTGAACACGGCGACGGCCGAGCAGCTCGCGCTCCTCCCCGGCGTGGGCGCCGCCGTCGCCCAGCGGATCGTCGAGGCCCGCGCGGAGAAGCCCTTCGAGCGCACCTGGGAGCTAACCCGGGTCAAGGGCATCGGCCCCAAGCTCTTCCGCAAGCTGCAGGATCGGCTCAAGGTCTCCGGCGAGACCGATCTGCGCTGGGACGAGCCGCCGCGCGCAACGAAGCGCACGCGCAAGCTGCGCCGAGGGCCTCGGATCATCACGTTCCAACAGACCGCTCCGGCGGCGCTCTTCGTGGGCCCGCCGCTCCCGCAAACACCGGCGTCGCGGCGCAACTGA